Part of the Eshraghiella crossota genome is shown below.
CATTTGAAAATGGCGGAGGAGCCGGCGGTGCCGGTGGCTTCGACTTTGGCGATATGGGTGACATGTTCGGCGATATATTCGGTGACCTGTTTGGTGGTGGAAGAACCCGCAGAGGCGGCGGAAACGGACCGGTTAAGGGAGCGAATATACTTGCAAGCGTAAAACTTACATTCAAAGAAGCTATTTTTGGCTGTGAAAAGGAGCTGGATCTTAACCTTAAAGATACATGTACAAAGTGTAACGGTAGTGGTGCAAAGCCCGGAACTTCGCCTGTTACATGTTCAAAATGCGGAGGCTCCGGTCAGGTTGTTATGACCCAGCAGTCATTATTCGGTATGGTTAGAAATGTTACCGTATGTCCTGACTGTAAAGGCAAAGGCAAGATAATTAAAGAAAAATGTCCTGATTGCTATGGTACAGGTTATATTTCTAACAGAAAGAAAATTAAGGTCAGCATACCTGCGGGTATTGATAATGGACAGAGAGTAAGACTTGCAGGAAAAGGTGAACCGGGTATTAACGGTGGTGAAAGAGGAGACATTCTTGTTGAAGTAAGTATATCAAGAGATCCTGTTTTTGAAAGACAGGATATGAATATATACTCAACGGTACCTATTTCATTTGCGGATGCAGCACTTGGTAATACCATAAGGATTGCAACCGTTGACGGACAGGTCGAGTATGACGTTAAACCGGGAACACAGACAGACACTAAGGTTCGTTTAAGAGGAAAAGGTGTTCCTTCCATAAGAAACAGTCAGGTAAGAGGTGACCATTATGTTACACTCGTTGTAAAAGTACCTGAAAGACTTACAGAGGAACAGCGTGAAGCATTGATTAATTTTGATACGGCTATGAATAATGGCGTCAAACGCGAAGACAAAAAGAGAAAAAGAGGAATCTTTAAATAAAAATGCTTATTCTCAAGGCAGGTGTTTTCACCTGTCTCTGGGAATGGGCTTTTTTCAGCTTATTTAAGAATTATGAATTATCTGCCGTTACAGGCAGTCAGGAGAAATGTTTGAAATTCAGCAATGAACAGTTAAAAGCAATAGAATTTAATAAAGGAGCGTGTCTTGTTTTAGCAGGGCCGGGAAGCGGTAAGACCACCGTTTTAACAGGCAGGGTAAAATATCTTATAGATAACTGCCATGTTAAGCCTTCCGAAATACTTGTTATTACATTTACAAAAGCCGCAGCTACAGAAATGAAAAACAGGTTTACGGCACTCTGCGGCAGAAAACTTCCCGTTACCTTCGGCACTTTTCATGCCGTGTATTTTTCCATATTAAAATATGCTTATAATTACACGGTAGATAATATTATCAAGGATGAAGTGCGGGAACAGATAATAAAAGATGCGGTTGAAAGAAGTAATATCGAAACGGAAGATATTAATGAGACGATTAATCTTATTACCGGAGAAATAAGCCGTATTAAAACAGAAGGAATAGATATAGACGCTTACTACTCCACAAACTGTCCGCAGGAAGAATTCAAAAGTATATTCAGAAGATATGAAAGTGAATTAAAAAGGAAGAGGCTCATTGATTTTGATGATATGCTTTTGTACTGCAGGGAACTTTTTTTACAGAGAAAGGACATTCTTCTCAAATGGCAGCAGAGGTATAAATATATTCTTATAGATGAATTCCAGGATATCAATAAGGTCCAGTATGATGTAATCCGTATGTTAGCCGAGCCGGAGAGAAATATCTTTATAGTGGGAGACGATGACCAGAGCATATATGGTTTCAGAGGGTCCAGACCGGAAATTATGCTTAATTTTGAAAAAGATTATCCGGAAGCCGAAAAGATAATCCTTGATATTAATTATCGTTCAACTTCCAATATAGTTGATGCATCAGGTTATGTTATCAGAAATAATAAGGTCCGTTTTGACAAAAACATACATACGGATAATGAAAAGGGTGATAAGGTTGATATTATAGAGACTAATAATATCAATGAAGAATATGACAGAATTGTAAAAATAATAAGGAGTTTTGTGGATGCAGGAAAACAATATGCCGATTTTGCAGTTTTATTCAGAACTAATGTAACGGCAGCTCCCCTTGTCCGCAAATTTATGGAAAATAATATACCATTTGTACTTAGAGACGGAATTCCCAATATTTTTGAACATTGGATAGCAAAAGATATACTTACATATATGACATTAGCAGAGGGAGGAAGGAAAAGGGCTGATTTTATCCGTATAATGAATAAGCCATTAAGATATATCGGCAGGGATTATGTGACAGATTCTGAAGTTAGTTTTGACGAACTCGAAAAATATTATGAAGAGAAGCCATGGATGATTAACAGAATCAGAAAAATGGAAAGAGAACTTAATGCAATGTCCGATATGACCTGCTACGCTATGATAAATTACCTTAGAAAAGGCGTAGGATATGATGACTATGTAAAAGAATATGCAAAGAACCATAGTATTGAACCACAGGAACTTTCGGATATATTGGATGAGATAATGGAAAGCAGCAAAGATTTCATTAAGTTTGACGACTGGAGAGAATACATAGAAAAGTATACCGAGGAACTTAAAGAAAATCATACAAAGAGGGATTTAAAAGACTACGTTACAATGACAACCATGCACAGCTCCAAAGGTCTTGAGTATGATACGGTATTTATAATAGATGCCAATGAAGGCATAACACCTCATAAAAAAGCCGTTTTAGATGCGGATATAGAAGAGGAAAGGCGTATGTTTTATGTAGCTATGACAAGGGCAAAGAAAAAATTATACATATTCTGCCCTAAAGAAAGATACAATAAGTCACTGGAAACTTCACGTTTTGTAAATGAGATAATGAATAAAGAAAAAGCAAAAGAGTAAAATAATACCCCTGATATCGTATAAAAGGATATCAGGGGCGTTCTCTCTTCAATCTGCAGAAATGCTTATTCTTCTTCGTCTTCTTCGACGATTTCATCAAATTCCATCTTGTCAAGAGCCTCGTCAAAGGCATCTGCAGCCATTTCATATTCTGCATCATCCTCTATATTCTCAAGATCAGGTTCGCCGTCCTCGGAGAGCTTGAAACGGTAAATAAATACTTCTCCGTTTTCTTCTTCTTCGCCGCCGAGTGGAAGAAGAGATATATATTCTCTATCACCTGCCTCAAAAATAGAAACAACTTCGCATTCTAATTCTTCGTCGTTGTCAAGAGTGAGTGTTACTGTTCCGTCAATAATATCTTCTCTGTTCATGTGTGTTCTCCTTAAAATTTATATATTTTATTGTATCAGATTGCGTAATTAATATCAATGAATATATGATGTTAATTTTTTTAATAAAAACACTTGAAATATTAAATAAAATAATGTATTATTGCATTGTTTAATGATAGTCGAAGGTGACATCAGGACGAAAGTTCTGTTGTCGCCTTTTTTTACGTTAGGAGGAACAGACTATGGATGATATCGATAAGAAAATAATTAATTTGTTACAGGAAAATGCAAGAATACCGTTAAAATCATTGGCAGAGCATGTATATTTATCTTCGCCGGCCGTATCCGCAAGGATAGAACACCTTGAAAGGGAAAATATAATCACAAGCTATGAAGCCCGGATTAACCAGACAAAGCTCGGATTCCATATTACTGCATTTATTAATCTTGAAATAATACCCACACAGAAGGACGAATTTTATCCTTTTATAAAAGCCTGTCCTAACGTAATTGAGTGTAACTGTGTTACGGGAGATTTTTCAATGCTTATAAAAGTTGCTTTTCCTGACACTATGAAACTTGACAAGTTTATTGGCAAGCTCCAGAAATTCGGCAGAACAAGCACACAGATAGTTTTTTCTACCCCTGTTGAAAACAGAGGTATCAATGTATCGGATATTGCTTTTAATGCTGGATAAAATAGTGTATAATTATAGCTGATAATTTATACAACAGGAGTTTTCTAATGAATATCAGCAATTACAAAGTTATTCTCGCTTCCAATTCCCCAAGACGAAGGGATTTGTTATCACAGGTGGGAATAGAATATGAGGTTATACCTTCTGAATGTCAGGAGATAATAAGAGCAACAACGCCTGAAAAGGCTGTTATTCAGCTTGCACTTGACAAAGCGGCGGATGTGGCGGCAAAAGTACCTTACAATTCACTGGTAATAGGTGCCGACACGGTGGTTGTGGCTGACGGAATGATTCTTGGCAAGCCTGCTGACAAATCGACGGCGGCCGGGATGATTGACAGACTTCAAGGCAGGCAGCATAGCGTATATACAGGAGTAGCACTTATCTTTCACGGTGCAGACGGAGATATTGTTAAGAACTTCGCGTGTGAGACTAAAGTGTATGTATACGATATGACGAAAGAACAGATAGAAGCATATATTGATACAGGCGAATGTATGGATAAAGCAGGTGCTTATGGCATACAGGGCAGGTTTGCCGCTTATGTTGAGAAGATAGACGGCGACTATAACAATGTTGTGGGACTGCCGGTATCAAGGCTTATTCATGAAATAGACAATATGGAGGTATAAAGCTATGAAAATAGACGAAGTATGCGGTAAAGTATTTTTAAAAGAACAGGGAAAACTTTTTCCAAAACCTGTGGCAGAAAGCTTGGAAGAAGCAATGGAATTTCTTGAAGAAATTATGGCTCAGGTATTTTCTTCAGAAAAGGAACTAAAAAAATATATTGAAGATGAAGGGATTGACCTGGAAGGTGACATAACTGATGAGTTAGAGGTCTTTAAACTCCCTGATGGAAGGTTTTTATATGTTGAAGCATAAGATAGCAGGGCTTTTAGCGGTATTAATCCTGCTTATAAGTGCTACGGGCTGCACCAATATAAGATTTACCACAGGTACCGGAAAGAACAGGTTTGCGGTCTGCGGTAATTACAGCATATCGGTACAGGCTGCCGATATTCTTATTTCCGAAAGAAAATATTCCTATGAGGATCTTTTTAATAATGAGATATGGAATAGGTCTGTGGGTGATATGACCATGGAAGAATATCTTTTATCTGATATAAAGACTCTTGCAGGCAATGTGATATATCTTAATATGATGGCAGAGGATATGCAGATAAATCTTACCGGTGATGAGGAAGAAAGAATATCTGAATATGCAGAAGATTACGCAGAAGACAGTGGATTTGACAAAGCGGACGTAGAAGAACTGCTTCAGATGCTTTTGATTGCTGAGAAGTCTTTTTATGCGATGACGGAAGATGTGGATATCGAGGTAAGCACGGATGAAGCAAGAACCATATCGGTACAATATATGTTTTTTGCAGTTAATGATGATGTGACGGACAGAATGGCAGAGAACAAAGCATCTGAGGCATTACAGAAGATAGAAGACGGTACCGATTTTTTGACACTGGCAGAAGAACAAAGCGATGACAGCATCCATAGCATGGAATTTTATAAAGGTATATATGATAAAGACTTTGAGACTGCCGCATATAAGCTTGAGACAGGTCAGGTAAGTTCTGTTGTTGAGACAAAGTATGGTTATTATATAATAAAATGTATAAATGACAATATTGAAAGCGATACAGCGAAAAGAAAATCCGAGATTGTTCTAAAAAGGAGAGAAGAACTTTTTGCAGATAAGTTCAGACAGCTTGCAGAGAAAAAAGATATTCTTTTTAATGAAAAATATCTGAAAAAGATTGATATTGGCAGCATAAAAGCCGGTTCCGGGGAATTAAACAAAATTTTGTTAGCACTCAAATAAAATGAGTGCTAATTTTCTCTTGACTTTGGAAAACATTAGTATTACTATATCTTTCAGAAGAAATTTTATTATAAGGAGTGATTTTAAATGGCAACAGAACATGGAAATCTTTCAATAAACAGTGATAATATTTTCCCAATAATTAAGAAGTGGATGTATTCAGATCATGATATTTTTTTCAGGGAATTAATTTCAAATGGATGTGATGCGATTACCAAGCTTAAGAAATTAGCTCTTATGGGTGAATATAATGAACCCGATGACATTAAATATAACATTAATGTAAAGGTCAGTTCCAAGAATAAAACAATTACATTTACCGATAACGGACTTGGTATGACGGCGGAAGAAGTTAATGAATATATTAACCAGATTGCTTTTTCCGGAGCAGAGGCCTTCCTTGAAAAATATAAGGACAAGACTAATGAAGACCAGATTATAGGACATTTCGGACTTGGCTTTTATTCTGCATTTATGGTTGCAGAAAAAGTAGCTATCGATACTTTATCATATAAAGAAGGTTCAAAGCCTGTACATTGGGAATGCGAAGGCGGAACCGAATATGACATGGGCGATGGCAATAAGGATACCGTAGGTACCACAATAACTTTGTATCTTAACGAGGACAGCACAGAATTTGCTAATGAGTTCAGAGCCAAAGAAGTAATCGATAAGTATTGTTCGTTTATGCCTTATGAGATATATCTTGATAACGAAGACGATACAGAAGAAAAGACACAGATGATTGACAAGGACGAGCTTCTTGATACAGATACAATCATTGAAACAGTTAAAAAAGAGGCTAAGCTTGAAGAACAGGAAGACGAGGACGGCAATAAGAAGATGGTAGAGGTTGAACCGGCTACAGAGAGATATAAGATTGCCAAAAGACCTGTTTCATTAAGTGATACAACTCCTCTCTGGACAAAGCATCCTAACGACTGTACGGACGAAGAATATAAGGAATTTTACAGAAAAGTATTCCACGATTATAAAGAACCTTTGTTCTGGATTCATCTTAATATGGATTATCCTTTTAACTTAAAGGGTATTTTATACTTCCCTAAGATTAACATAGAATTTGAGTCAGCAGAAGGTATTATTAAGTTATATAACAATCAGGTATTCGTTGCTGATAACATCAAGGAAGTAATTCCTGAATTCCTCATGTTGCTTAAAGGCGTTATTGATTGTCCTGATTTGCCTCTTAACGTATCAAGAAGTGCACTTCAGAACGATGGATTTGTTAAGAAGATATCAGAATATATTACTAAAAAAGTAGCCGACAAGCTTTCAGGAATGTGCAAGACCGATAAGGAAAGTTACGAAAAATACTGGGATGACATTAGCCCATTCATTAAATTCGGATGCCTTAAGGATGATAAATTCTGTGACAAGATGAAGGATTACATTCTTTTCAAGAACCTTGAAGGCAAGTATTTAACACTTCCTGAGTGCCTTGAAGAGAATAAAGAAAAACATGAAAACAAAGTATTTTATGTTACCGATGAAATTAAACAGGGTCAGTACATTAAGATGTTTAAAGATGCGGGAATTGATGCGGTTATTCTTAAACACAGCATTGACCAGCCATTCATCACACATCTTGAACAGAAGAATGAAAATGTCAAATTCTTAAGCATTGATTCTGATTTGTCTGAGACAT
Proteins encoded:
- the dnaJ gene encoding molecular chaperone DnaJ — protein: MADKRDYYEVLGVSKDADEAAIKKAYRVLAKKYHPDTNPGDKEAEAKFKEASEAYAVLSDPQKRQQYDQFGHAAFENGGGAGGAGGFDFGDMGDMFGDIFGDLFGGGRTRRGGGNGPVKGANILASVKLTFKEAIFGCEKELDLNLKDTCTKCNGSGAKPGTSPVTCSKCGGSGQVVMTQQSLFGMVRNVTVCPDCKGKGKIIKEKCPDCYGTGYISNRKKIKVSIPAGIDNGQRVRLAGKGEPGINGGERGDILVEVSISRDPVFERQDMNIYSTVPISFADAALGNTIRIATVDGQVEYDVKPGTQTDTKVRLRGKGVPSIRNSQVRGDHYVTLVVKVPERLTEEQREALINFDTAMNNGVKREDKKRKRGIFK
- a CDS encoding peptidylprolyl isomerase, whose protein sequence is MLKHKIAGLLAVLILLISATGCTNIRFTTGTGKNRFAVCGNYSISVQAADILISERKYSYEDLFNNEIWNRSVGDMTMEEYLLSDIKTLAGNVIYLNMMAEDMQINLTGDEEERISEYAEDYAEDSGFDKADVEELLQMLLIAEKSFYAMTEDVDIEVSTDEARTISVQYMFFAVNDDVTDRMAENKASEALQKIEDGTDFLTLAEEQSDDSIHSMEFYKGIYDKDFETAAYKLETGQVSSVVETKYGYYIIKCINDNIESDTAKRKSEIVLKRREELFADKFRQLAEKKDILFNEKYLKKIDIGSIKAGSGELNKILLALK
- the htpG gene encoding molecular chaperone HtpG → MATEHGNLSINSDNIFPIIKKWMYSDHDIFFRELISNGCDAITKLKKLALMGEYNEPDDIKYNINVKVSSKNKTITFTDNGLGMTAEEVNEYINQIAFSGAEAFLEKYKDKTNEDQIIGHFGLGFYSAFMVAEKVAIDTLSYKEGSKPVHWECEGGTEYDMGDGNKDTVGTTITLYLNEDSTEFANEFRAKEVIDKYCSFMPYEIYLDNEDDTEEKTQMIDKDELLDTDTIIETVKKEAKLEEQEDEDGNKKMVEVEPATERYKIAKRPVSLSDTTPLWTKHPNDCTDEEYKEFYRKVFHDYKEPLFWIHLNMDYPFNLKGILYFPKINIEFESAEGIIKLYNNQVFVADNIKEVIPEFLMLLKGVIDCPDLPLNVSRSALQNDGFVKKISEYITKKVADKLSGMCKTDKESYEKYWDDISPFIKFGCLKDDKFCDKMKDYILFKNLEGKYLTLPECLEENKEKHENKVFYVTDEIKQGQYIKMFKDAGIDAVILKHSIDQPFITHLEQKNENVKFLSIDSDLSETFKEETSEEDLSKAGEELAEVFKKALNNDKLTVKAEKLVDKNISSMITVNEESKRMADMMKMYASSGMDMSMFGETGETLVLNLNNELVKYVLDNPQSDNVTMICEQLYDLAKLSHEPLKPEQMTAFIARSNEILKLLAK
- a CDS encoding Lrp/AsnC family transcriptional regulator; translation: MDDIDKKIINLLQENARIPLKSLAEHVYLSSPAVSARIEHLERENIITSYEARINQTKLGFHITAFINLEIIPTQKDEFYPFIKACPNVIECNCVTGDFSMLIKVAFPDTMKLDKFIGKLQKFGRTSTQIVFSTPVENRGINVSDIAFNAG
- a CDS encoding DUF1292 domain-containing protein, translating into MNREDIIDGTVTLTLDNDEELECEVVSIFEAGDREYISLLPLGGEEEENGEVFIYRFKLSEDGEPDLENIEDDAEYEMAADAFDEALDKMEFDEIVEEDEEE
- a CDS encoding ATP-dependent helicase, with the translated sequence MKFSNEQLKAIEFNKGACLVLAGPGSGKTTVLTGRVKYLIDNCHVKPSEILVITFTKAAATEMKNRFTALCGRKLPVTFGTFHAVYFSILKYAYNYTVDNIIKDEVREQIIKDAVERSNIETEDINETINLITGEISRIKTEGIDIDAYYSTNCPQEEFKSIFRRYESELKRKRLIDFDDMLLYCRELFLQRKDILLKWQQRYKYILIDEFQDINKVQYDVIRMLAEPERNIFIVGDDDQSIYGFRGSRPEIMLNFEKDYPEAEKIILDINYRSTSNIVDASGYVIRNNKVRFDKNIHTDNEKGDKVDIIETNNINEEYDRIVKIIRSFVDAGKQYADFAVLFRTNVTAAPLVRKFMENNIPFVLRDGIPNIFEHWIAKDILTYMTLAEGGRKRADFIRIMNKPLRYIGRDYVTDSEVSFDELEKYYEEKPWMINRIRKMERELNAMSDMTCYAMINYLRKGVGYDDYVKEYAKNHSIEPQELSDILDEIMESSKDFIKFDDWREYIEKYTEELKENHTKRDLKDYVTMTTMHSSKGLEYDTVFIIDANEGITPHKKAVLDADIEEERRMFYVAMTRAKKKLYIFCPKERYNKSLETSRFVNEIMNKEKAKE
- a CDS encoding Maf family protein, with the translated sequence MNISNYKVILASNSPRRRDLLSQVGIEYEVIPSECQEIIRATTPEKAVIQLALDKAADVAAKVPYNSLVIGADTVVVADGMILGKPADKSTAAGMIDRLQGRQHSVYTGVALIFHGADGDIVKNFACETKVYVYDMTKEQIEAYIDTGECMDKAGAYGIQGRFAAYVEKIDGDYNNVVGLPVSRLIHEIDNMEV